A part of Astatotilapia calliptera chromosome 15, fAstCal1.2, whole genome shotgun sequence genomic DNA contains:
- the LOC113007014 gene encoding uncharacterized protein LOC113007014: MGHSLGLGWFILLVVVMNTQAQKRPPLNITAQCLGNVMRVDVGPLGGNLMKITAVMNNTAIPLTPSLASQCGISVKIDLLGNALIYASLQNCFAHNVDDKEFTTALHVRLHGNQLFEDEVYQVVKTCRYTPWAFREIVCDHSYMEVSVKRAAADDYGLPAYSEQQGSPEFASTRQAAKKRPIDAGYIITTVVFFTPEERIMKATEAHQRGYGVGNTPTRVILRSSKSALATYTQTVAGVPMKVFKTSTIFEKQWLTARVDAVAACPVLDGHSVSFTPTMITWRLPQRIDPLMSSGRVQLLEVYLGINGQTLDPTQMPAKLSTDDSYIIVQLPVGADGGYFKSHIQGNRYLLSYTIEPMLELLWTEDGEDTRYKVLFPITTPLLSLNLQVFDETVPKQQVFKLVLGHFAPDVALMNITFPSEVLTIAQCHTRGFNIREHVSPNSSLKVFTLEVPFTDPAVLQSRGMGFIVYSLHLTFGLLVLNEFAPFSHTVYLEATLEEKVPPSVSGSCDYQNFYVLVEHGTSDFNFHTMVGKRLLTPGLAQQYGYMENGTHFNLVVPFAAPDVEFEAITPTSIRTRIDVILKDPESNVPISDFSMACNFFSLLTECFPNGTITTLAVKLESVPSLNPSELTLLDPTCGPVYSDDRYAYFVFTANSCGTTRKFLPNAMLYENDISVPHDLETKSTSDSEEAEFALKVSCYYDLNTTHAVSFHTRPRRSEPYAENAKGQLQVAMRLSLDDSFREFYRLEDSPIMKHLQQPLYFEVELMSAINPQVSLELENCWATLDEDKMSQPRWDLIINGCPHTDPHHVVFHPVWTDARVQYPSHLKRFEVQMFAFTENEEDLSPQVFVHCDVVICDTRNPLGGICNGQCSDPEYRRGKRHISEEQSSKSFVTFGPVIMS; the protein is encoded by the exons ATGGGTCACTCATTAGGATTGGG GTGGTTCATTCTTTTGGTAGTTGTTATGAACACACAGGCTCAAAAGAGGCCCCCTTTaa ATATCACCGCTCAGTGTCTGGGGAATGTGATGCGTGTGGATGTTGGTCCACTTGGAGGAAATCTTATGAAAATTACTGCCGTCATGa ATAACACTGCAATTCCTCTTACGCCAAGTTTAGCCTCGCAGTGTGGCATCAGTGTGAAGATTGATCTGCTGGGAAACGCCTTGATTTATGCCTCTCTTCAAAACTGTTTTGCTCACAATGTG gaCGATAAAGAATTCACCACTGCTTTGCATGTTCGACTGCATGGAAACCAGTTGTTTGAAGACGAGGTGTACCAGGTGGTTAAAACTTGCCGCTACACTCCCTGGGCCTTCAGGGAAATCGTCTGTGACCACAGCTATATGGAG GTGTCCGTGAAGAGGGCAGCTGCAGATGATTATGGCCTTCCTGCATATTCAGAGCAACAGGGCAGTCCAGAGTTTGCTTCTACTCGACAAGCCGCAAAG AAACGCCCCATAGACGCAGGATACATAATCACAACAGTTGTGTTCTTCACACCTGAGGAGAGGATCATGAAGGCGACTGAGGCTCACCAAAGGGGGTACGGGGTAGGAAACACTCCCACCAGGGTGATTCTCCGGAGTTCAAAGTCTGCACTGGCAACGTACACCCAGACT GTAGCAGGGGTGCCCATGAAGGTGTTCAAAACCTCGACTATCTTTGAGAAGCAGTGGCTGACTGCTCGAGTTGATGCTGTAGCTGCTTGTCCAGTGCTGGACG GTCATAGTGTTTCCTTCACGCCCACCATGATCACTTGGCGCCTGCCCCAACGCATTGACCCCTTAATGTCCTCTGGGCGGGTTCAGCTCTTGGAGGTGTACTTAGGAATCAACGGTCAGACGCTTGATCCTACTCAGATGCCGGCCAAGCTGTCTACCGACGACTCGTACATCATTGTTCAGCTTCCTGTTGGGGCCGACGGTGGATACTTTAAG AGCCATATCCAGGGAAATCGGTATCTCCTCTCCTATACAATCGAACCCATGCTGGAGTTGCTCTGGACTGAAGATGGAGAAGACACAAGATACAAAGTCTTGTTTCCCATCACGACGCCTTTGTTGTCACTGAATCTTCAAGTTTTTGACG AGACTGTTCCGAAACAGCAAGTGTTTAAGCTGGTGCTTGGGCATTTTGCTCCTGATGTGGCGCTGATGAACATCACCTTCCCCTCTGAGGTTTTGACTATAGCACAGTGCCATACCAGAGGCTTTAACATCAGAGAGCATGTGTCCCCTAACAGCAGCTTGAAAGTCTTTACACTTGAAGTGCCCTTCACAGACCCTGCCGTGCTACAATCG AGAGGAATGGGATTTATAGTCTACTCTCTTCACCTGACCTTTGGTTTGCTGGTGCTGAATGAGTTTGCTCCATTTTCTCACACGGTTTACCTGGAAGCCACACTGGAAGAAAAGG TTCCTCCTTCCGTCTCTGGAAGCTGTGATTACCAGAACTTTTATGTCCTTGTGGAACATGGAACCTCAGACTTCAACTTTCATACCATGGTGGGAAAGCGACTGCTGACACCAGGTTTGGCTCAGCAGTATGGCTACATGGAGAATGGAACTCACTTCAATCTTGTTGTGCCGTTTGCAGCCCCTGATGTTGAGTTTGAG GCTATTACACCAACTTCCATTAGGACCAGAATTGACGTGATCCTGAAGGATCCAGAATCTAACGTGCCCATCAGTGACTTCTCGATGGCTTGCAATTTCTTCTCACTGCTTACTG aGTGTTTCCCTAATGGTACCATAACCACTCTGGCTGTGAAACTGGAGTCTGTTCCCAGCCTGAACCCCAGTGAGCTCACGCTGCTCGACCCCACCTGCGGTCCAGTCTACAGTGATGACCGCTACGCTTACTTTGTCTTCACTGCTAACTCCTGTGGGACTACCAGAAAG TTTTTGCCCAATGCGATGCTTTATGAAAATGACATCTCTGTGCCACATGACCTCGAAACAAAAAGTACATCAGACTCTGAGGAAGCAGAATTTGC GCTAAAGGTTTCATGTTACTACGACCTCAACACAACCCACGCTGTGTCCTTCCACACCAGACCTCGCAGGAGTGAACCATATGCTGAAAATGCAAAAGGCCAGCTGCAAGTGGCAATGAGACTTTCTTTGG ACGACTCCTTCAGAGAGTTTTACAGACTCGAGGACTCTCCCATCATGAAACATCTCCAGCAGCCGCTGTATTTTGAGGTGGAGCTCATGAGTGCAATAAATCCTCAAGTATCACTGGAGCTGGAGAACTGCTGGGCGACATTGGATGAGGACAAGATGTCCCAACCCAGATGGGATCTGATCATAAACGG CTGtccacacacagacccacaccaTGTGGTCTTCCATCCAGTGTGGACTGATGCTAGGGTTCAGTATCCCTCTCActtaaagcgctttgaggtccAGATGTTTGCCTTTACTGAAAATGAAGAGGATCTAAGTCCTCAG GTCTTTGTCCACTGTGACGTTGTGATCTGTGATACCAGAAATCCATTAGGTGGCATTTGTAATGGGCAATGTTCAGACCCAGAGTACAGAAGAG GTAAAAGACATATCTCAGAGGAACAAAGTTCAAAATCATTTGTGACATTTGGACCAGTAATTATGAGTTGA
- the matn3a gene encoding matrilin-3a isoform X4, producing the protein MKAFHWILLYCAAPLLSDVQGTYHLMAGDPELMAAQSYAQTRNNGHPPLRTLNPAKTDSQCRSRSLDLVFIIDSSRSVRRGEFEKVKIFLANIVDTLEVGSDSTRVAVVNYASTVKTEFLLKDYFSKLDLKKAISRIEPLATGTMTGLAIKTAANEAFTEQSGARPRSRNISKVAIIVTDGRPQDQVEEVSAAARGKGIEIYAVGVDRADMQSLQLMASTPLEDHVFYVETYGVIEKLTSKFRETLCEVKVEVVEDPCKCEARLAFQKQTQAAIQQLAAKLADVTGRIERLENTVGRA; encoded by the exons ATGAAGGCTTTTCACTGGATCCTCCTGTACTGCGCTGCACCCCTGCTGTCTGATGTACAGGGCACATACCACCTCATGGCAGGGGATCCCGAGCTAATGGCTGCTCAGAGTTATGCTCAAACCAGAAATAATGGGCACCCACCGCTCAGGACCCTGAATCCAGCAA AGACAGACTCTCAGTGCAGAAGCCGTTCCCTGGACCTGGTCTTCATCATTGACAGCTCTCGCAGCGTGCGTCGAGGAGAGTTTGAGAAGGTTAAAATCTTTCTGGCCAACATAGTCGACACCCTTGAAGTGGGCTCAGATTCcaccagggtggctgtggtcaACTACGCCAGCACGGTCAAGACAGAGTTCCTGCTCAAAGACTATTTTAGCAAACTAGACTTGAAGAAAGCCATCTCCCGCATTGAGCCTTTGGCGACTGGCACCATGACCGGCCTCGCCATCAAAACTGCAGCGAATGAAGCTTTCACCGAGCAGTCTGGAGCCCGGCCTCGTTCTAGGAATATCTCCAAGGTGGCCATCATCGTGACAGACGGGAGACCTCAAGACCAGGTGGAAGAAGTGTCTGCTGCAGCCCGGGGAAAGGGTATCGAGATCTACGCTGTCGGGGTGGACCGTGCAGACATGCAATCCCTTCAGCTGATGGCCAGCACCCCTCTGGAGGACCACGTCTTCTACGTGGAGACCTACGGCGTCATCGAGAAGCTCACGTCCAAGTTCAGAGAGACCCTGTGTG AGGTGAAGGTCGAGGTGGTGGAGGATCCCTGCAAATGCGAGGCTAGACTGGCTTTCCAGAAGCAGACGCAGGCAGCCATCCAACAGCTCGCAGCCAAGC TTGCTGACGTGACTGGGAGAATAGAGCGTCTTGAGAACACGGTGGGCCGTGCCTGA
- the matn3a gene encoding matrilin-3a isoform X3: protein MKAFHWILLYCAAPLLSDVQGTYHLMAGDPELMAAQSYAQTRNNGHPPLRTLNPAKTDSQCRSRSLDLVFIIDSSRSVRRGEFEKVKIFLANIVDTLEVGSDSTRVAVVNYASTVKTEFLLKDYFSKLDLKKAISRIEPLATGTMTGLAIKTAANEAFTEQSGARPRSRNISKVAIIVTDGRPQDQVEEVSAAARGKGIEIYAVGVDRADMQSLQLMASTPLEDHVFYVETYGVIEKLTSKFRETLCGVDPCSMGHDCEHICVNSNASYYCKCRKGYILNADKKTCSLKQVKVEVVEDPCKCEARLAFQKQTQAAIQQLAAKLADVTGRIERLENTVGRA from the exons ATGAAGGCTTTTCACTGGATCCTCCTGTACTGCGCTGCACCCCTGCTGTCTGATGTACAGGGCACATACCACCTCATGGCAGGGGATCCCGAGCTAATGGCTGCTCAGAGTTATGCTCAAACCAGAAATAATGGGCACCCACCGCTCAGGACCCTGAATCCAGCAA AGACAGACTCTCAGTGCAGAAGCCGTTCCCTGGACCTGGTCTTCATCATTGACAGCTCTCGCAGCGTGCGTCGAGGAGAGTTTGAGAAGGTTAAAATCTTTCTGGCCAACATAGTCGACACCCTTGAAGTGGGCTCAGATTCcaccagggtggctgtggtcaACTACGCCAGCACGGTCAAGACAGAGTTCCTGCTCAAAGACTATTTTAGCAAACTAGACTTGAAGAAAGCCATCTCCCGCATTGAGCCTTTGGCGACTGGCACCATGACCGGCCTCGCCATCAAAACTGCAGCGAATGAAGCTTTCACCGAGCAGTCTGGAGCCCGGCCTCGTTCTAGGAATATCTCCAAGGTGGCCATCATCGTGACAGACGGGAGACCTCAAGACCAGGTGGAAGAAGTGTCTGCTGCAGCCCGGGGAAAGGGTATCGAGATCTACGCTGTCGGGGTGGACCGTGCAGACATGCAATCCCTTCAGCTGATGGCCAGCACCCCTCTGGAGGACCACGTCTTCTACGTGGAGACCTACGGCGTCATCGAGAAGCTCACGTCCAAGTTCAGAGAGACCCTGTGTG GTGTGGACCCCTGCTCCATGGGACACGACTGCGAACACATTTGTGTCAACAGCAACGCCTCGTATTACTGCAAGTGCCGGAAAGGTTATATCTTGAATGCGGACAAGAAAACATGTTCCCTGAAAC AGGTGAAGGTCGAGGTGGTGGAGGATCCCTGCAAATGCGAGGCTAGACTGGCTTTCCAGAAGCAGACGCAGGCAGCCATCCAACAGCTCGCAGCCAAGC TTGCTGACGTGACTGGGAGAATAGAGCGTCTTGAGAACACGGTGGGCCGTGCCTGA
- the zpax1 gene encoding zona pellucida protein AX 1: MWRLKNILLWNLMAAVIVLGQAWPNTKLASQSSSGLKADCLGNLMRLSMDEALAMGNQLVVEAINGTQCVLLTPTLAAQCGYSMESDPWGNTRIYTSLMGCFVDNKDDATFKIGLKLQMYSQRPSDVVTHEVNQTCSYTRWAPKEILCDRNYMEVSNYLMKANPQTKRPAQDQNVDSYLLEDSGASHGIWKMTFFTPEPVVMVPREAEQAGYSAMTTSNRLIMRSPYNTPETFSEDVAGIPMEIFKVSVYNKAESGLGIVNLAAACPTGGVLFTESVISWYIPRRMTPLMDGTFRIVEMHMGINGQRLDRSQMAARGYTLSTTDFHIVAEIPVGSPDGYYKSHAPEYQYYVTYTVEPMLEVLWRADGTQDDIKYKVLFPITTPLMPRLPQVEDYTVPEDGVFSVMLGGFFHDVELKNITFVTGVLTVEESNARGLIVQEHIYTNGTKGFSLQVSFNADVVLKTNPEPLVTTYSLPLTVGLIILPDGTSFAHEVTLQASLQDVVLPALTGTCDQKHFYVRVKYGSQDRNFETAVGMRQLTPDLAKAYKLQENRTHLILRVPYNAQDSNFELVSSVSIQARLDIVLWEPNNQWVLGDLSLACSFPLMTTKCYPNGTITAVAVKLESVPSLVPSQLTLKDRSCRPVFSNDRFAHFSFSADSCGTSRTFFDNYMVYQNEISLYHKVTAKTSPAEPGYRQTIYCYYMVNKTQTVAFSHKPRSDDPRAEIGTGLLMVQMRQAQDAAYQHFYKAEDYPLKKYLRDPLFFEVVLMQSTDPQLELIVENCWATLQEDRTSVPQWDIIVNSCENRDDTHVTVFHPVKDNIAMPSHVKRFSMRMFTFTNNNEVLRDQIYVHCDAVICNTNGPPDGICRGQCVHPTGTKGTKFQGLKGAKREQRSTESTHQWQLSSGPILLSN, from the exons ATGTGGCGGCTTAAAAACAT TTTATTATGGAACTTGATGGCTGCAGTAATTGTTTTAGGTCAAGCATGGCCAAATACGAAGCTCGCTTCACAGTCAA GCAGTGGTTTAAAGGCAGACTGTTTAGGAAATCTAATGAGGCTGTCAATGGACGAGGCTTTAGCAATGGGGAACCAGCTTGTAGTGGAAGCCATCA ATGGCACCCAGTGTGTCTTGTTGACACCCACCTTGGCTGCTCAGTGTGGGTACAGCATGGAGTCTGACCCCTGGGGTAACACAAGAATCTACACGTCTCTGATGGGCTGCTTTGTGGACAACAAG GATGatgcaacatttaaaattgGCTTGAAACTCCAAATGTACAGCCAGAGGCCATCAGATGTGGTAACTCATGAAGTGAATCAAACGTGCAGCTACACTCGCTGGGCCCCTAAAGAGATTCTCTGTGACAGGAACTACATGGAA GTGTCAAACTACTTGATGAAAGCTAATCCACAAACTAAGCGGCCGGCTCAGGATCAAAATGTTGACTCATATCTGCTTGAG GACTCTGGTGCATCACATGGTATCTGGAAGATGACATTTTTCACCCCTGAACCAGTGGTAATGGTGCCAAGGGAGGCTGAACAAGCTGGCTACAGTGCAATGACTACCTCTAACAGACTGATTATGCGAAGCCCTTACAATACACCAGAGACCTTCTCAGAGGAT GTGGCTGGAATCCCCATGGAAATCTTCAAGGTGAGCGTCTACAACAAGGCAGAAAGTGGTCTGGGTATCGTGAACTTGGCAGCAGCTTGTCCCACAG GGGGCGTACTCTTCACTGAGAGTGTGATCTCTTGGTACATCCCTCGCCGCATGACCCCTCTAATGGACGGCACATTCAGAATTGTAGAGATGCACATGGGCATCAATGGGCAGAGGCTGGATAGGTCTCAGATGGCTGCGAGAGGGTACACACTATCCACCACAGACTTTCACATTGTTGCCGAGATCCCAGTGGGCTCACCCGATGGTTACTACAAG AGTCATGCCCCAGAATACCAGTACTATGTCACCTACACTGTGGAGCCAATGCTCGAGGTACTCTGGAGGGCGGATGGGACCCAAGATGATATAAAATACAAGGTTTTGTTCCCCATTACAACGCCTCTGATGCCCAGACTTCCCCAAGTGGAAGATT ATACGGTTCCAGAGGACGGTGTGTTTAGCGTCATGTTGGGGGGCTTCTTTCATGATGTGGAGCTGAAGAACATCACCTTTGTTACTGGTGTTCTCACTGTGGAGGAGAGCAATGCCAGAGGCCTGATTGTCCAGGAGCACATCTACACCAATGGCACAAAGGGCTTCTCTTTACAAGTGTCCTTCAATGCCGATGTTGTCCTGAAGACC AATCCCGAACCCTTGGTTACAACCTACTCTCTCCCTTTGACCGTTGGGCTGATCATCCTGCCTGATGGAACTTCCTTTGCTCATGAGGTGACACTGCAGGCGTCTCTGCAGGATGTTG TGCTGCCTGCACTTACTGGCACCTGTGATCAGAAGCACTTTTACGTCAGGGTGAAATATGGCAGTCAAGACCGTAATTTTGAGACCGCGGTTGGAATGCGACAGCTAACCCCCGACCTGGCTAAAGCCTACAAGCTGCAGGAAAACCGCACACACTTGATCCTCAGAGTGCCCTACAATGCCCAAGACTCAAACTTTGAG CTGGTTTCCTCAGTTTCCATCCAAGCCAGACTTGACATCGTCCTCTGGGAACCAAACAATCAGTGGGTGCTTGGTGACCTCTCCCTGGCCTGCAGCTTTCCCTTGATGACAACTA AATGCTATCCTAATGGAACAATAACAGCAGTGGCTGTGAAGCTGGAATCTGTGCCCAGTCTCGTCCCGAGTCAGCTAACATTGAAGGACCGGTCTTGTAGACCAGTTTTCAGCAACGATCGCTTTGcccacttttctttctctgcagaTTCATGTGGAACAAGTAGAACA ttcTTTGACAACTACATGGTTTATCAAAATGAGATCAGCCTGTATCATAAGGTGACAGCAAAAACCTCACCTGCTGAACCTGGGTACAG GCAAACCATCTACTGCTACTACATggtcaacaaaacacaaactgttgcaTTCAGTCACAAACCAAGGAGTGATGATCCTAGAGCAGAAATTGGGACAGGGCTGCTAATGGTGCAAATGAGGCAAGCCCAGG ATGCTGCTTATCAGCACTTTTACAAAGCTGAAGATTATCCACTGAAGAAATACCTGAGAGACCCCCTGTTTTTTGAGGTGGTGCTGATGCAGTCAACAGACCCCCAGTTGGAGCTCATCGTGGAAAACTGCTGGGCTACTCTTCAAGAAGACAGGACATCTGTACCCCAATGGGACATCATTGTGAACAG TTGTGAGAATCGCGATGACACCCATGTGACAGTCTTCCATCCAGTTAAGGATAATATTGCCATGCCATCCCACGTCAAACGCTTCTCTATGAGGATGTTCACCTTCACCAATAACAACGAAGTTCTGAGAGATCAG ATCTATGTGCACTGTGATGCAGTGATTTGTAATACAAATGGCCCACCAGATGGCATCTGCAGAGGCCAGTGTGTGCATCCCACAGGCACAAAGGGCACTAAATTTCAAGGACTCAAAGGTGCTAAAAGGG AGCAAAGAAGTACAGAGTCAACCCACCAATggcagctctcctctggacCCATCCTACTTTCAAATTga
- the matn3a gene encoding matrilin-3a isoform X1 — MKAFHWILLYCAAPLLSDVQGTYHLMAGDPELMAAQSYAQTRNNGHPPLRTLNPAIHRSDYTYRERYHYHYQPPRIPPPVVYHPFPLSPPVTYHRPPVPISPFHHTFKGPHMHHIHKALSPPLVRHPQHGIKDPFPYKVKGLCPSPVVRPPTEPEPAILPTLPASTVPPVTAVPPGKTTTPVTLPVSTQSGFITTVSPVPTETDSQCRSRSLDLVFIIDSSRSVRRGEFEKVKIFLANIVDTLEVGSDSTRVAVVNYASTVKTEFLLKDYFSKLDLKKAISRIEPLATGTMTGLAIKTAANEAFTEQSGARPRSRNISKVAIIVTDGRPQDQVEEVSAAARGKGIEIYAVGVDRADMQSLQLMASTPLEDHVFYVETYGVIEKLTSKFRETLCGVDPCSMGHDCEHICVNSNASYYCKCRKGYILNADKKTCSLKQVKVEVVEDPCKCEARLAFQKQTQAAIQQLAAKLADVTGRIERLENTVGRA; from the exons ATGAAGGCTTTTCACTGGATCCTCCTGTACTGCGCTGCACCCCTGCTGTCTGATGTACAGGGCACATACCACCTCATGGCAGGGGATCCCGAGCTAATGGCTGCTCAGAGTTATGCTCAAACCAGAAATAATGGGCACCCACCGCTCAGGACCCTGAATCCAGCAA TTCACAGAAGTGACTACACGTATAGAGAAAGGTATCACTACCACTACCAGCCACCAAGGATCCCTCCACCGGTAGTGTATCACCCCTTTCCTCTATCTCCACCAGTGACTTACCACAGACCCCCAGTCCCTATATCACCTTTTCACCACACATTCAAAGGCCCACATATGCATCACATACACAAAGCTCTCTCACCACCACTGGTTCGTCATCCCCAACATGGGATCAAAGACCCGTTCCCTTACAAAGTGAAAGGTCTCTGTCCCTCACCTGTGGTACGCCCTCCAACTGAACCAGAACCGGCAATTCTACCAACCCTGCCAGCGAGTACAGTGCCACCGGTGACCGCTGTGCCGCCAGGGAAGACCACCACTCCTGTGACGCTACCGGTCAGTACCCAAAGCGGCTTCATCACCACCGTCAGTCCTGTGCCGACAG AGACAGACTCTCAGTGCAGAAGCCGTTCCCTGGACCTGGTCTTCATCATTGACAGCTCTCGCAGCGTGCGTCGAGGAGAGTTTGAGAAGGTTAAAATCTTTCTGGCCAACATAGTCGACACCCTTGAAGTGGGCTCAGATTCcaccagggtggctgtggtcaACTACGCCAGCACGGTCAAGACAGAGTTCCTGCTCAAAGACTATTTTAGCAAACTAGACTTGAAGAAAGCCATCTCCCGCATTGAGCCTTTGGCGACTGGCACCATGACCGGCCTCGCCATCAAAACTGCAGCGAATGAAGCTTTCACCGAGCAGTCTGGAGCCCGGCCTCGTTCTAGGAATATCTCCAAGGTGGCCATCATCGTGACAGACGGGAGACCTCAAGACCAGGTGGAAGAAGTGTCTGCTGCAGCCCGGGGAAAGGGTATCGAGATCTACGCTGTCGGGGTGGACCGTGCAGACATGCAATCCCTTCAGCTGATGGCCAGCACCCCTCTGGAGGACCACGTCTTCTACGTGGAGACCTACGGCGTCATCGAGAAGCTCACGTCCAAGTTCAGAGAGACCCTGTGTG GTGTGGACCCCTGCTCCATGGGACACGACTGCGAACACATTTGTGTCAACAGCAACGCCTCGTATTACTGCAAGTGCCGGAAAGGTTATATCTTGAATGCGGACAAGAAAACATGTTCCCTGAAAC AGGTGAAGGTCGAGGTGGTGGAGGATCCCTGCAAATGCGAGGCTAGACTGGCTTTCCAGAAGCAGACGCAGGCAGCCATCCAACAGCTCGCAGCCAAGC TTGCTGACGTGACTGGGAGAATAGAGCGTCTTGAGAACACGGTGGGCCGTGCCTGA
- the ttc32 gene encoding tetratricopeptide repeat protein 32 has translation MEENNSQILENAHAEFKRENFKMAEELYTKFISSCLQSRECEASSLATAYNNRGQIKYLRVDFREAVDDYTSATQADSQFEVPFYNRGLIHYRLGFFDDAKSDFQQALKLNPDFEDAKVSLQQTLLDQEHKINRGY, from the exons ATGGAGGAGAATAATTCCCAGATACTCGAAAACGCCCACGCTGAGTTTAAAAGggagaattttaaaatggcagAAGAGCTGTACACAAAGTTTATTTCTTCCTGCTTACAGTCCAG GGAATGTGAAGCAAGCAGTTTAGCAACTGCTTATAACAACCGCGGGCAGATAAAGTACCTCCGGGTGGACTTTCGTGAAGCGGTGGATGACTACACCTCTGCGACACAAGCTGACAGCCAGTTTGAAGTGCCTTTCTACAACAGAGGACTAATTCATTATAGATTAG GCTTTTTTGACGATGCCAAGAGTGATTTCCAGCAGGCATTAAAGCTCAACCCGGATTTTGAAGATGCCAAAGTGAGCCTTCAACAGACACTTCTGGACCAGGAGCACAAGATAAACAGGGGATACTGA
- the matn3a gene encoding matrilin-3a isoform X2 codes for MKAFHWILLYCAAPLLSDVQGTYHLMAGDPELMAAQSYAQTRNNGHPPLRTLNPAIHRSDYTYRERYHYHYQPPRIPPPVVYHPFPLSPPVTYHRPPVPISPFHHTFKGPHMHHIHKALSPPLVRHPQHGIKDPFPYKVKGLCPSPVVRPPTEPEPAILPTLPASTVPPVTAVPPGKTTTPVTLPVSTQSGFITTVSPVPTETDSQCRSRSLDLVFIIDSSRSVRRGEFEKVKIFLANIVDTLEVGSDSTRVAVVNYASTVKTEFLLKDYFSKLDLKKAISRIEPLATGTMTGLAIKTAANEAFTEQSGARPRSRNISKVAIIVTDGRPQDQVEEVSAAARGKGIEIYAVGVDRADMQSLQLMASTPLEDHVFYVETYGVIEKLTSKFRETLCEVKVEVVEDPCKCEARLAFQKQTQAAIQQLAAKLADVTGRIERLENTVGRA; via the exons ATGAAGGCTTTTCACTGGATCCTCCTGTACTGCGCTGCACCCCTGCTGTCTGATGTACAGGGCACATACCACCTCATGGCAGGGGATCCCGAGCTAATGGCTGCTCAGAGTTATGCTCAAACCAGAAATAATGGGCACCCACCGCTCAGGACCCTGAATCCAGCAA TTCACAGAAGTGACTACACGTATAGAGAAAGGTATCACTACCACTACCAGCCACCAAGGATCCCTCCACCGGTAGTGTATCACCCCTTTCCTCTATCTCCACCAGTGACTTACCACAGACCCCCAGTCCCTATATCACCTTTTCACCACACATTCAAAGGCCCACATATGCATCACATACACAAAGCTCTCTCACCACCACTGGTTCGTCATCCCCAACATGGGATCAAAGACCCGTTCCCTTACAAAGTGAAAGGTCTCTGTCCCTCACCTGTGGTACGCCCTCCAACTGAACCAGAACCGGCAATTCTACCAACCCTGCCAGCGAGTACAGTGCCACCGGTGACCGCTGTGCCGCCAGGGAAGACCACCACTCCTGTGACGCTACCGGTCAGTACCCAAAGCGGCTTCATCACCACCGTCAGTCCTGTGCCGACAG AGACAGACTCTCAGTGCAGAAGCCGTTCCCTGGACCTGGTCTTCATCATTGACAGCTCTCGCAGCGTGCGTCGAGGAGAGTTTGAGAAGGTTAAAATCTTTCTGGCCAACATAGTCGACACCCTTGAAGTGGGCTCAGATTCcaccagggtggctgtggtcaACTACGCCAGCACGGTCAAGACAGAGTTCCTGCTCAAAGACTATTTTAGCAAACTAGACTTGAAGAAAGCCATCTCCCGCATTGAGCCTTTGGCGACTGGCACCATGACCGGCCTCGCCATCAAAACTGCAGCGAATGAAGCTTTCACCGAGCAGTCTGGAGCCCGGCCTCGTTCTAGGAATATCTCCAAGGTGGCCATCATCGTGACAGACGGGAGACCTCAAGACCAGGTGGAAGAAGTGTCTGCTGCAGCCCGGGGAAAGGGTATCGAGATCTACGCTGTCGGGGTGGACCGTGCAGACATGCAATCCCTTCAGCTGATGGCCAGCACCCCTCTGGAGGACCACGTCTTCTACGTGGAGACCTACGGCGTCATCGAGAAGCTCACGTCCAAGTTCAGAGAGACCCTGTGTG AGGTGAAGGTCGAGGTGGTGGAGGATCCCTGCAAATGCGAGGCTAGACTGGCTTTCCAGAAGCAGACGCAGGCAGCCATCCAACAGCTCGCAGCCAAGC TTGCTGACGTGACTGGGAGAATAGAGCGTCTTGAGAACACGGTGGGCCGTGCCTGA